In Gadus morhua chromosome 5, gadMor3.0, whole genome shotgun sequence, the genomic stretch GGCCGGGGAGGCGGCCCCCATCGTCCCGAAGGGGTGCGTGCCTCCTGCCTCTCCCGCCTTCAGGCCGGAGATCTTGAAGATGGCGCTCGGCTTCTCGTTGGTGATGAAGCCGAGCAGCTGCCACACCTGTCCCCCAGCCGCCGGGTCAGGGAACGAGAAGTACACGGCGCCCCCCATTCCGGCCGGGAAGGGCTCCGTACCCAACAGGAACACCACCACATGGTTCACACTCTCGTAGTCCGCTAGGTTGAACACGAACTTATCCCCAGCGACCCTGAGCGGGTCGGTCTGGACCAGCCGGCCCGCCACCAGGCAGCCCAACATACCGAAGAACCACAGCTAGCGCCAGGCTAGCACCAGGCTAGCGGGAGCCACACACTAGACTCACTTCTTAACGGGTCTAATCCCGTAGAGAATAAACCCGGCCCGCCGTGGTTGTGTCCACAGTAATCAATAATAACTTCAAGGTTCGGTTGATATTCTCGGCGCGTTGGAGAGAAACTTCTGTCCTGCCCCCTCATCCACAGCTCGACTATCGGCTCTGCAGCCTGGACAGGTCCCGCCTGTTGGGCGTGTTCGACGGTTCGGTAGTCGACTGGCTATCCTTGTGATCTGCTAACAGCTAGCAGTAGTTTAGAGGAGTTACAGACAGAGGTTTAACTGTCACGTTAGTACTAAATAAACCGGGAAATACCTGCTCAGAGCGCCGCGTTGGAGTCAAGGGCTGAGGTGATCTATCGACCCAATTGGTCTGATTCTATCTACTTTATTGGTCTGCTGTGTGATCTCATAGCTTAGCTCTGAAAAACAAGTTCTAAACTCACTGAACCTTTAACCAGTTTTAATTTAGTGTGACAACTAAATGGGTTTATAATATATTTGATCAGCGTAGAgaatagaggtgtgtgtgtgtgtgtgtgtgtgtgtgtgtgtgtgtgtgtgtgtgtgtgtgtgtgtgtgtgtgtgtgtgtgtgtgtgagtgagtgagtgagtgagtgagtgagtgagtgagtgagtgagtgagtgagtgagtgagtgagtgagtgagtgagtgagtgagtgagtgagagagagagagagagagagagagagagagagagagagagagagagagagagagagagagagagagagagagagagagagagagagagagagagagaggcggatcTATTTCTAGATACTGAATGATTCATTAGCTGGTAGTCAGTCTTCAGGTCATTGTTAtaaacctccctctcctctcctctcttcgccCAAGGAGGTTCAGAATAATGACCTACAGCAGAAGAGTTTCCCCATAAGAGGAGactggagcagggaggaggacagaggatgGAGCAGGACCACAGCCTCCTGCTGGATGAGGAGGCGTGCGCCCTCCTGGGGGTGccccagaggtcagaggtcgtctTCCAGTGGCTGACCAACCTGAAGCACCTCCTGCCTGCTACAACCCGGGTGAGACTCTCataacctgtctctctctatgacctgtctgtctctatgacCAGTTTGTctatgacctgtctctctacatAACCTGTCTCTCTataacctgtctctctctctctctctctctctctctaacctctctctccaggtggaggtgaaggcgaACCAGGTGCGTCTGGTGAACCAGCTCCAGGGGGTTCTGACCGGCTCCCCTGGCCCGCCCACCCGCTGCCTATTGGCCCACTGCCTGGCCCTGCTGTACCGCCTGGGAGACCCCCTCTCAGCCGGCCAATCGGTGGACATGTGCAACGCCATCATCCGCAGCAAGGACGACGCCCCCTCCAGCCTCCCCACCAGACtgtgagacaggcagacagactttaacacagacagacagacagatagatgttgacacagacagatagacttTAACCAAGACAgtctgacagacagatagactttaacccagacagactgacagacagatagactttaacccagacagacaggcatcaGACAGACtttacaaagacagacagactttaatatggacagagggacaggcagacagacttgaaacagacagacagactgtaaCATAGACGGACGGTCtttaacacagacagacagactcataCACAGACGacatacaaaaataatttcTGAGTGTCCCACACGGACGCTCAGAAATGGCACTACTTCTAAACttgaaaacgtgtgtgtgtgtgtgtgtgtgtgtgtgtgtgtgtgtgtgtgtgtgtgtgtgtgtgtgtgtgtgtgtgtgtgtgtgtgtgtgtgtgtgtgtgtgtgtgtgtgtgtgtgtgtgtgtgtgtgtcagtgcggcGATAGCCTGTCTGGGCTCTCTGTATGAGCAGCTGGGCCGGACGTTGCTCCACTCCTTTAAAGACTCGCTGGTCAACCTGCTGAAGGCCTTCAGGAATGCTGAGGTACGATCCCATACCCTGCTGGGTTCTAGTCCCGGATCTCATACCCTGCtgggttccagtcccagggccggttctctctctaacgtgcgttgggttccagtcccagggccggttctctctctaacgtgtgttgggttccagtcccatcagggccggttctctctctaacgtgtgttgggttccagtcccagggctggttctctctaacgtgtgttggtttccagtcccagggctggttctctctaacgtgtgttgggttccagtcccatCAGGTCCGGTTCTCTCTCTAACGTGTGTTGGTTTCCAGTCCCAGGGCTGGTTCTCTCTAACGTgtgttgggttccagtcccatcagggccggttctctctctaacgtgtgttgggttccagtcccagggctggttctctctaacgtgtgttgggttccagtcccagggccggttctctctctaacgtgcgttgggttccagtcccatcagggccggttctctctctaacgtgtgttgggttccagtcccagggCTGGTTCTCTCTAACGTGcgttgggttccagtcccatcagggccggttctctctctaacgtgtgttgggttccagtcccagggctggttctctctctaatgtgtgttggg encodes the following:
- the hikeshi gene encoding protein Hikeshi, coding for MLGCLVAGRLVQTDPLRVAGDKFVFNLADYESVNHVVVFLLGTEPFPAGMGGAVYFSFPDPAAGGQVWQLLGFITNEKPSAIFKISGLKAGEAGGTHPFGTMGAASPAISMAQVGVSVELLDQLAQQTPVSAATVSTVDPFMQFTQKMLDSLYNFACSFSVTQAQMTPSPSETFIPSSCILRWYENFQRRLAQNPTFWKS